The Cylindrospermum stagnale PCC 7417 genome segment CCATTCATTTTCGGCATCATCACATCGAGAAAAACCAGGTTTGGTTTTTCGGTTTTGATAGTTTCGAGAGCTTCTTCGCCATTTCTGGCAGTTAGGAGTTCAACCCCCTCATCTTCCAATGCTTCTAGGGCTTGTTCCATCAAAATCAAGATATTGGGTTCATCGTCAACAATCAGAATTTTCTGGGTCATACAATTTTGGATTTTAGATTTTAGATTGGCAAGAAGAAAGTATCAACTAGGAAATGTAGTATTTTATCATTCTGCCTGCTGGCGAATTGCATTAGCGATCAGACAAGATAATGAAGAATAGATTCTCCAACTCTTTCTCAAACCGTAGGGCTTTCACCATGTCGGCTTCTTGAGAGAAGAGAGAATCGATGATGATCATGTCAGGTTTGGCTGACCGAGCTTTATTGATGCATTCTTGGGGATTAGAGGCTTCAATCACGCTGTATCCCTGAGTTTGTAGGACATCAGATATGGTTTTTAAGGTTGAGGCATTTTTATCAACAACCAATACCTTTTTACTAGAAGTACCTTGGGAAAGCAGGGAACCAATTTCGTTGAGGAGTTT includes the following:
- a CDS encoding response regulator transcription factor, with the protein product MTQKILIVDDEPNILILMEQALEALEDEGVELLTARNGEEALETIKTEKPNLVFLDVMMPKMNGLQVCHIVKYDWQMTDIYIVILTAKGQEFDKQKGIEVGADLYLTKPFRPKEVLEKSMQVLGF